Proteins from a genomic interval of Croceicoccus naphthovorans:
- a CDS encoding HPr family phosphocarrier protein has protein sequence MSGTEVSDTFARTVLITNQRGLHARASAKFVGLVAGLPEGNKVRVVREGSEAAGGSILGLMMLGAAKGDEIQIAVTGPDAASALDQLCALVEDKFGEE, from the coding sequence ATGAGCGGGACCGAAGTGAGCGACACCTTTGCCCGCACGGTCCTGATCACCAACCAGCGCGGACTGCACGCGCGGGCCAGCGCGAAGTTCGTCGGGCTTGTCGCCGGATTGCCGGAAGGCAACAAGGTCCGCGTGGTGCGCGAAGGGTCCGAAGCCGCAGGCGGCTCGATCCTCGGCCTGATGATGTTGGGCGCTGCCAAGGGCGACGAGATCCAGATCGCCGTGACCGGCCCCGATGCTGCCAGCGCGCTGGATCAGCTTTGTGCTTTGGTAGAGGACAAGTTCGGCGAGGAGTGA
- a CDS encoding PTS sugar transporter subunit IIA: MIGLILVTHGNLAEEFVRAMEHVVGPQEDVIPVCIGPNDDMEQRRTEISDAIAKANSGKGVIVLTDLFGGTPSNLAISLLRAGEVEVIAGINLPMLIRLAGARTEMSVTQAVSAARDAGRNYITVASEFLGQDA; encoded by the coding sequence ATGATCGGCCTCATCCTCGTTACCCACGGCAATCTTGCGGAAGAATTCGTTCGCGCGATGGAACACGTCGTCGGCCCGCAAGAAGACGTGATCCCCGTCTGCATCGGCCCGAACGACGACATGGAACAGCGTCGTACGGAGATCAGCGACGCGATCGCCAAGGCGAATTCGGGCAAGGGGGTCATTGTCCTGACCGACCTGTTCGGCGGCACGCCCTCCAACCTTGCCATCTCGCTGCTGCGCGCGGGCGAGGTCGAGGTGATTGCGGGGATCAACCTGCCAATGCTGATCCGTCTTGCGGGTGCGCGGACGGAAATGTCGGTCACGCAGGCGGTGTCCGCTGCGCGCGATGCGGGTCGCAACTATATCACCGTGGCATCCGAATTTCTGGGGCAGGACGCATGA
- the rapZ gene encoding RNase adapter RapZ codes for MLSDSPDRPTRVLLVTGLSGAGKTTALRALEDLGWEPVDNFPVRLIGRLLHTAPGAGQDGDSGPLAIGFDSRTRGFDPHAVMAEIEGLAKAEDFAFSTLFLDCGAEELERRYNETRRRHPLAADRPAAAGIAAERELMEPLRRWADVVISTTDFSSNDLLRTIRELFAPTAPQDMTVTVSSFGFARGMVPTADLVFDMRFLDNPHWDENLRPLTGRDAPVAERIQGDPAWAEAFERIRDLVIFLLPRYEAQGKAYVNIAFGCTGGKHRSVFAAEALAAALRGLGHNPTLLHRNLDSNAADGVEGAARA; via the coding sequence ATGCTGAGCGACTCGCCCGATCGTCCGACCCGTGTCTTGCTCGTCACCGGCTTGTCGGGTGCCGGGAAAACCACCGCCCTGCGCGCGCTGGAAGATCTGGGGTGGGAGCCGGTCGACAATTTTCCTGTCCGCTTGATCGGTCGCCTGCTGCACACCGCCCCCGGCGCTGGGCAGGACGGCGACAGCGGGCCGCTTGCCATCGGTTTCGATTCGCGCACCCGCGGCTTCGATCCGCACGCGGTGATGGCGGAGATCGAGGGACTGGCCAAGGCCGAGGACTTCGCCTTTTCCACCCTGTTCCTCGACTGCGGCGCGGAAGAGCTTGAGCGGCGCTACAACGAAACCCGCCGCCGCCACCCACTGGCCGCCGACCGCCCCGCCGCCGCCGGCATCGCGGCAGAGCGCGAGTTGATGGAACCGCTGCGCCGCTGGGCCGACGTGGTCATTTCCACCACCGATTTTTCGAGCAACGATCTGCTGCGCACGATTCGCGAGCTGTTCGCGCCGACCGCGCCGCAGGACATGACGGTCACCGTGTCCAGCTTCGGCTTTGCGCGCGGCATGGTGCCGACAGCGGACCTCGTCTTCGACATGCGCTTCCTCGACAACCCGCATTGGGACGAGAACCTGCGCCCGTTGACAGGCCGCGATGCGCCGGTTGCAGAGCGTATTCAGGGCGACCCGGCCTGGGCCGAAGCCTTTGAACGCATTCGCGATCTCGTGATCTTCCTGCTCCCCCGGTACGAGGCGCAGGGCAAGGCCTATGTGAACATCGCGTTCGGGTGCACCGGGGGCAAACACCGTTCGGTCTTCGCGGCGGAAGCACTGGCCGCGGCGCTTCGCGGATTGGGACACAATCCCACCCTTCTGCATCGCAACCTTGACTCGAACGCCGCCGATGGTGTGGAAGGCGCGGCCCGCGCATGA
- a CDS encoding HPr kinase/phosphorylase, translating to MTATTHQATCVAIDGRAILIEGEPGIGKTSLALALIDRGASLVGDDGVLLEQRDGRLWAMPHPNTRGLIEVRNLGLLTMPCIEAPVALVLDLTHSAPRHVESANTIQRAGVALPCLAFWPDSPVAAIRAELALSLHGLAS from the coding sequence ATGACCGCCACCACGCATCAGGCCACCTGCGTCGCCATTGATGGGCGCGCCATCCTGATCGAGGGCGAACCGGGCATCGGCAAGACCAGCCTCGCTCTCGCGCTGATCGACCGGGGGGCCAGCCTTGTCGGCGACGATGGCGTCCTGCTCGAACAGCGCGACGGACGGCTTTGGGCTATGCCACACCCCAACACACGCGGCTTGATCGAAGTGCGCAACCTCGGCCTGCTCACCATGCCTTGCATAGAGGCCCCCGTCGCATTGGTGCTGGACCTGACACACAGCGCCCCGCGCCATGTCGAGAGCGCCAACACGATCCAGCGCGCCGGCGTCGCCCTGCCCTGCCTTGCCTTCTGGCCCGACAGCCCGGTCGCCGCGATCCGTGCCGAATTGGCGCTGTCTCTACACGGGCTGGCCAGTTGA
- a CDS encoding sensor histidine kinase, protein MPETDPDRRDDSRDQDLIETETVAADPVADAPDRLFWTRGFSLTTRILAVNVLLVGLVLGGLFFLDTYRKQLIAERFKLARSEVEIIANALAEAPSSEHAALLARIGAEQRLRLRTFNAVGKLQTDSFVVGQPAFTFVDPESETWVQDFARWLDRSVDFLVGAPPVPPYNPADDEEPAVKSEWPEIFVSEQAGQGAVMLRYAPDRTPVITAAAPYGPQGETLMTMRNAVDITQSVRSARTSLLVLLTLGILISIQVSLFLARTIVLPLRLLSRAAARVRLGRDREVVVPRLPERGDEIGTLARALSDMTAALRDRIDAGEAFAADVSHELKNPLASLRTALDTMETVDDPKLRDQLLDIAKADVRRLDRLVTEIAEITRVDAELSRTAFKPVDLYALAEGVIGGRTMAARIGEERDLHFTVESAPTSATMIAGDAAQLERVLENLIDNAASFSPHGGYVTIGFADLGDNTVEMTVTDDGPGIPEDQRDKVFQRFHSDRPEADFGSHSGLGLAIARSIVSGHDGKLTVRERADGKSGAVMAITLPALDSAA, encoded by the coding sequence TTGCCGGAGACTGACCCGGACCGGCGCGACGACTCTCGCGATCAGGATTTGATCGAGACCGAGACCGTCGCCGCCGATCCGGTTGCCGATGCGCCCGACCGCCTGTTCTGGACGCGGGGCTTTTCGCTGACCACGCGCATCCTTGCGGTCAACGTGCTTCTGGTCGGCCTCGTGCTGGGCGGGCTGTTCTTTCTCGACACCTATCGCAAGCAGCTGATCGCAGAGCGGTTCAAGCTGGCCCGCTCGGAAGTGGAGATCATCGCCAACGCGCTGGCCGAAGCACCGTCGAGCGAACACGCCGCATTGTTAGCGCGCATCGGCGCGGAACAGCGGTTGCGGCTCCGCACTTTCAACGCGGTGGGCAAGTTGCAAACCGACAGCTTCGTAGTCGGCCAGCCCGCCTTCACCTTCGTCGATCCGGAAAGCGAGACATGGGTGCAGGATTTCGCCCGCTGGCTCGACCGCAGCGTCGACTTCCTCGTGGGTGCGCCGCCTGTGCCGCCCTACAATCCCGCCGATGACGAGGAGCCGGCGGTGAAATCGGAATGGCCCGAAATATTCGTGTCAGAACAGGCGGGGCAAGGTGCGGTCATGCTGCGCTATGCACCCGACAGGACCCCGGTTATCACCGCTGCCGCGCCCTATGGGCCGCAAGGCGAAACCTTGATGACGATGCGCAACGCGGTCGACATCACGCAATCGGTCCGCTCGGCGCGGACCTCGCTACTGGTTCTGCTGACGCTGGGCATACTTATATCGATCCAGGTTTCGCTGTTCCTTGCCCGCACCATCGTGCTGCCCTTGCGCCTGCTGTCGCGCGCTGCCGCCCGCGTCCGACTGGGTCGTGACCGCGAGGTTGTCGTCCCCCGCCTGCCGGAGCGTGGTGACGAGATCGGCACGCTGGCCCGCGCCCTGTCGGACATGACCGCCGCCCTGCGCGACCGGATCGACGCGGGCGAGGCCTTTGCCGCCGACGTCAGTCACGAGTTGAAGAACCCCCTCGCATCCTTGCGCACCGCGCTCGATACGATGGAAACGGTCGACGATCCGAAGCTGCGCGACCAGCTGCTCGACATCGCCAAGGCCGACGTGCGGCGGTTGGACCGGCTGGTGACAGAGATCGCCGAAATCACCCGTGTCGATGCCGAACTGTCGCGCACCGCGTTCAAGCCCGTCGATCTCTACGCGCTGGCCGAGGGCGTGATCGGCGGGCGCACGATGGCCGCGCGGATCGGGGAAGAACGCGACCTGCACTTCACCGTCGAAAGCGCGCCTACGTCCGCCACGATGATTGCGGGTGACGCGGCGCAGCTGGAGCGCGTGCTGGAAAACCTGATCGACAATGCCGCCAGCTTCTCCCCCCACGGGGGATACGTCACTATCGGATTCGCCGACCTTGGCGACAACACGGTCGAGATGACCGTGACCGACGACGGCCCCGGCATCCCGGAAGATCAGCGCGACAAGGTGTTCCAGCGCTTCCATTCGGACCGCCCAGAGGCCGATTTCGGATCGCACAGCGGCCTTGGCCTTGCCATCGCGCGCTCCATCGTCAGCGGGCATGATGGCAAACTGACCGTGCGCGAACGCGCCGACGGCAAGTCGGGCGCGGTCATGGCGATCACCCTGCCCGCGCTGGATTCGGCAGCATGA
- a CDS encoding response regulator transcription factor, whose translation MAQVIALVDDDRNILTGLSIALQAEGFDTRVYSDGSAALEALVENPPDLAVCDIKMPKMDGLELLRRLREKSALPVIFLTSKTDEQDEAIGLAMGADDYIAKPFSQRLLVARIRALLRREEMVRNRLSGTGDEPPAQIVTRGRLTMEPERHRVTWDGQPVSLTVTEFLILEALAQRPGVVKTRNQLMDAAYQDDVFVDDRTIDSHIKRLRRKFRETDRTFSGISTLYGAGYSFAGD comes from the coding sequence ATGGCGCAGGTGATCGCGCTGGTCGACGATGACCGCAATATTCTGACAGGCCTGTCGATCGCGTTGCAGGCCGAAGGGTTCGACACGCGGGTCTATTCCGACGGCTCCGCCGCGCTGGAGGCACTGGTGGAAAATCCGCCGGACCTCGCCGTGTGCGACATCAAGATGCCGAAGATGGACGGGCTGGAACTGCTGCGCCGCTTGCGGGAAAAGAGCGCGCTGCCGGTGATTTTCCTGACCAGCAAGACCGACGAGCAGGACGAGGCGATCGGCCTTGCCATGGGCGCGGACGACTATATCGCAAAGCCGTTCAGCCAGCGCCTGCTGGTCGCCCGCATCCGCGCGCTCTTGCGGCGTGAGGAAATGGTGCGCAATCGCCTGTCGGGCACCGGCGACGAACCGCCCGCGCAGATCGTCACGCGCGGTCGCCTGACGATGGAGCCCGAACGCCACCGTGTAACGTGGGACGGGCAGCCCGTGTCGTTGACCGTGACCGAGTTCCTGATCCTTGAGGCTCTCGCCCAGCGTCCCGGCGTGGTGAAGACGCGCAACCAGTTGATGGACGCCGCCTATCAGGACGACGTCTTCGTCGACGACCGCACGATCGACAGTCACATCAAGCGCCTGCGCCGCAAATTCCGCGAAACCGATCGCACATTCTCTGGCATCTCCACGCTCTATGGCGCGGGCTACAGCTTTGCCGGAGACTGA
- a CDS encoding IS5 family transposase (programmed frameshift), which translates to MTRRRFELTDDEWLVIEPLLPNKPRGVPRVDDRRVIDGILWRFRTGSPWADIPERYGPHTTCYNRFVRWRKAGVWDRLLEAVSQAFDGELVMIDSSSIRVHQHGATPKKGDPNRCMGRSRGGLTTKIHALVDGRGLPIQLHLSEGQASDCREAERLLAAVPNATTFLADKAYDSDAIRSQITAQGGFANIPVKRNRRKGFAFSSFLYRYRNLVERFFGKLKNARGLATRYDKRSDNFLAAIKLFCTRLWIAANESTP; encoded by the exons ATGACGCGTCGTAGATTTGAACTGACCGATGATGAGTGGCTGGTGATCGAGCCGTTGTTGCCGAACAAGCCTCGCGGGGTTCCGCGTGTGGATGACCGGCGGGTCATCGACGGGATATTGTGGCGCTTTCGCACGGGCAGTCCTTGGGCTGATATTCCCGAGCGCTATGGCCCACATACCACCTGCTACAACCGTTTCGTGCGCTGGCGCAAAGCCGGTGTGTGGGACCGCCTTCTCGAAGCGGTGAGCCAAGCCTTCGACGGCGAGTTGGTCATGATCGACAGTTCTTCCATCCGGGTCCACCAGCACGGTGCGACCC CTAAAAAGGGGGACCCAAATCGCTGCATGGGACGTTCCCGGGGCGGTTTGACAACCAAGATCCATGCCCTGGTTGATGGTCGCGGCCTGCCGATCCAACTGCATCTGTCCGAAGGCCAGGCGAGCGATTGCCGTGAGGCCGAGAGGCTGCTGGCCGCCGTGCCGAACGCCACCACCTTTCTCGCCGATAAGGCTTATGACAGCGATGCCATTCGCAGTCAGATCACCGCGCAGGGTGGCTTCGCCAACATCCCAGTCAAGCGCAATCGTCGCAAAGGCTTCGCGTTCAGCAGCTTCCTGTATCGCTACCGTAATCTGGTCGAGCGTTTCTTCGGGAAACTCAAAAACGCCAGAGGCTTGGCCACCAGATACGACAAACGAAGCGATAACTTCCTCGCTGCCATCAAGCTCTTCTGCACACGCCTATGGATCGCCGCTAATGAGTCTACGCCCTAA
- a CDS encoding phosphoenolpyruvate carboxykinase translates to MSLNTPLAAQGIETGAKIHANLGTAALVEQALARGEGRLAAHGPLVVDTGRFTGRSVKDKFVVKDAITADTINWGKINQPMSEEHFANLKADFMEALKSQDELYVADLFGGSQPEYRVNVRVINQMAWHNLFIRTLLVRPTAEELADFVPEYTIINLPSFKADPARHGSVSDTIIAVSFSEKLILIANTEYSGEMKKGVFGLLNYLLPEQGVMPMHCSANVGADGKTAIFFGLSGTGKTTLSADASRTLIGDDEHGWSDSAVFNFEGGCYAKMIDLSAEGEPEIYATTKMFGTILENVAMDEETREIDFTDTSKTENTRGAYPIEFIPNTSEKNLGPVPSNVIMLTADAFGVLPPIARLTPDQAMYYFLSGYTAKVAGTEIGVTEPQATFSTCFGAPFMPRHPSVYGNLLKERIAQGGAQCWLVNTGWTGGQYGTGSRMPIKVTRALLNAALDGSLNNVEFRKDANFGFEVPVAVPGVDSTILDPRATWADKEEFDRTAQKLVQLFVDNFAVFEEHVDEGVRQAAPTSA, encoded by the coding sequence GTGTCGCTCAACACGCCGCTTGCCGCCCAAGGGATTGAGACCGGGGCAAAAATTCACGCAAATCTTGGAACCGCCGCCCTTGTCGAACAGGCGCTGGCCCGTGGCGAAGGCCGCCTCGCCGCGCATGGCCCGCTGGTTGTCGACACCGGCCGGTTCACCGGTCGCAGCGTCAAGGACAAGTTCGTCGTCAAGGATGCGATCACGGCCGACACGATCAACTGGGGCAAGATCAACCAGCCGATGAGCGAAGAGCATTTCGCAAATCTCAAGGCTGACTTCATGGAAGCGTTAAAAAGTCAGGACGAGCTTTACGTCGCCGACCTGTTCGGGGGTTCTCAGCCCGAGTATCGCGTCAACGTACGCGTCATCAACCAGATGGCATGGCACAATCTGTTCATCCGCACCCTGTTGGTCCGCCCGACCGCTGAAGAGCTGGCGGATTTCGTGCCCGAATACACCATCATCAACCTGCCCAGCTTCAAGGCCGATCCGGCCCGCCACGGAAGTGTTTCGGATACGATAATCGCGGTAAGCTTCAGCGAGAAGCTGATCCTGATTGCCAACACCGAATATTCGGGCGAGATGAAGAAGGGCGTTTTCGGCCTTCTGAACTATCTCCTGCCCGAACAAGGCGTGATGCCGATGCACTGCTCGGCCAATGTCGGCGCAGACGGCAAGACCGCGATCTTCTTCGGTCTGTCGGGCACCGGCAAGACCACGCTTTCGGCCGATGCCAGCCGCACGCTGATCGGCGACGATGAACATGGCTGGTCGGATTCGGCAGTCTTCAACTTCGAAGGCGGCTGCTATGCCAAGATGATCGACCTCTCGGCAGAGGGAGAGCCCGAAATCTACGCCACGACCAAGATGTTCGGCACCATCCTCGAAAATGTCGCCATGGACGAGGAAACGCGCGAGATCGACTTTACCGATACCTCGAAGACCGAAAACACCCGCGGCGCCTATCCGATTGAGTTCATCCCGAACACCTCGGAAAAGAACCTTGGTCCGGTTCCGTCGAACGTCATCATGCTGACCGCCGACGCGTTCGGCGTTCTGCCCCCGATCGCGCGCCTTACGCCCGATCAGGCGATGTATTATTTCCTATCCGGTTACACAGCGAAAGTTGCCGGAACCGAGATCGGCGTGACCGAGCCGCAGGCGACGTTCTCGACCTGCTTCGGTGCGCCCTTCATGCCGCGTCACCCCAGCGTCTACGGCAATCTTCTTAAAGAACGCATCGCACAAGGCGGCGCGCAGTGCTGGCTGGTCAACACCGGCTGGACCGGCGGCCAGTACGGCACCGGCAGCCGCATGCCGATCAAGGTGACCCGCGCGCTGCTGAACGCCGCGCTCGACGGTTCGCTGAACAATGTCGAGTTCCGCAAGGACGCGAACTTCGGTTTCGAGGTCCCGGTGGCGGTGCCGGGTGTCGACAGCACGATCCTCGATCCGCGTGCGACGTGGGCCGACAAGGAAGAGTTCGACCGCACGGCGCAGAAGCTGGTGCAGCTGTTCGTCGACAATTTCGCGGTCTTCGAAGAACACGTCGATGAAGGCGTTCGGCAAGCGGCTCCGACTTCTGCGTGA
- the pheS gene encoding phenylalanine--tRNA ligase subunit alpha, which translates to MPDTDSLRADALARIAEADTLDTLEQHRVAFLGKKGSISGLMKTLGGMSPEERSEAGAKFNALRNEVAEALATRKAGLEAAALEAKLASETLDLSLPAPDAPTGSVHPVSQVMDELAEIFADMGFAVATGPEIEDDWHNFTALNMPESHPARAMHDTFYFPDTDEHGRSMLLRTHTSPVQIRSMLNEGAPLRIIAPGRVYRSDSDATHTPMFHQIEGLVIDKGIHLGRLKWTLETFLKAFFERDDIVLRLRPSYFPFTEPSVEVDVGYSMEKGRRVVGGSGDDEGHAWMEVLGSGMVNRKVIEFGGLDPDEWQGFAFGTGVDRLAMLKYGMDDLRAFFDGDLRWMKHYGFAALDVPTLSGGVGVGA; encoded by the coding sequence ATGCCCGATACCGATTCGCTCCGCGCCGATGCCCTCGCGCGCATTGCCGAGGCCGACACGCTCGACACGCTGGAGCAGCACCGGGTCGCGTTTCTGGGCAAGAAGGGCAGTATTTCGGGCCTGATGAAGACGCTGGGCGGAATGAGCCCGGAGGAACGGTCCGAGGCGGGCGCGAAGTTCAACGCATTGCGGAACGAGGTTGCCGAAGCGCTGGCAACGCGCAAGGCGGGTCTGGAGGCTGCTGCGCTGGAGGCGAAGCTGGCGTCGGAAACGCTCGACCTTTCGCTCCCCGCGCCAGATGCGCCGACCGGGTCGGTTCATCCGGTTAGCCAAGTGATGGACGAACTGGCCGAGATTTTCGCAGACATGGGTTTTGCCGTCGCGACCGGCCCGGAGATCGAGGACGATTGGCACAACTTCACCGCGCTCAACATGCCGGAAAGCCATCCGGCGCGCGCGATGCACGATACGTTCTATTTTCCCGATACCGATGAGCATGGCCGGTCCATGTTGCTCAGGACTCATACCTCGCCGGTGCAAATCCGTTCGATGTTGAACGAAGGCGCACCGCTGCGCATCATCGCGCCGGGGCGGGTCTATCGCAGCGACAGCGACGCGACGCACACGCCGATGTTCCACCAGATCGAGGGTCTCGTCATCGACAAGGGCATTCACCTTGGCCGCCTGAAATGGACGCTCGAGACGTTCCTGAAAGCTTTTTTTGAGCGGGACGACATCGTCCTGCGCCTGCGTCCCAGCTATTTCCCCTTCACCGAACCTTCTGTCGAAGTCGACGTCGGGTATTCGATGGAAAAGGGACGCCGTGTCGTCGGCGGATCGGGCGACGATGAAGGTCACGCGTGGATGGAAGTGCTGGGCAGCGGCATGGTCAATCGCAAGGTGATCGAATTCGGCGGGCTGGACCCCGACGAGTGGCAGGGCTTTGCCTTCGGCACCGGCGTGGACCGGCTTGCCATGCTGAAATACGGCATGGACGACTTGCGCGCCTTCTTCGACGGCGATCTGCGCTGGATGAAGCATTATGGATTCGCGGCGCTCGACGTGCCCACCCTGTCGGGCGGCGTGGGAGTGGGCGCATGA